In the Deltaproteobacteria bacterium genome, one interval contains:
- a CDS encoding FadR family transcriptional regulator, with the protein MAIPEKKSSHPFRSIAETKLAHEKIVDQIRNAIFERKLRPGEKLPTERQLADIFKTSRVTVRSALLTLKNGGLLEVKQGKNGGAFVAEDIGEAELARVLRDIIGLKGISIDHVIEVRLMIEPQIAYLAAKNADQSDIETIWATIQELDHLFREKSTFRSSDENFHKALARAAKNPMLTVFQASLIDVLFKFIYTIAWKREHKENILNHHRKIAEKIEERSPEAAREAMVEHLSDMKRILSQLPTAKTLEWFR; encoded by the coding sequence ATGGCAATTCCGGAGAAAAAATCCTCACACCCTTTCAGGTCTATAGCCGAAACCAAACTGGCCCACGAAAAAATCGTCGATCAGATCCGAAACGCCATATTCGAAAGAAAACTCCGACCCGGGGAAAAGCTCCCCACTGAAAGACAATTGGCTGACATCTTCAAAACAAGCCGGGTGACGGTCAGATCCGCCCTCTTAACCCTCAAAAACGGGGGGCTCCTGGAGGTAAAGCAGGGGAAGAACGGGGGAGCCTTCGTAGCGGAGGATATCGGAGAGGCGGAACTGGCCCGTGTCCTGAGGGACATCATCGGCCTAAAGGGTATCAGCATCGATCATGTGATCGAGGTCAGGCTCATGATCGAACCCCAGATAGCTTACCTTGCAGCCAAAAACGCAGATCAATCAGACATTGAGACTATTTGGGCAACGATTCAAGAACTCGACCACCTCTTCAGAGAAAAAAGCACCTTTCGCAGTTCGGACGAAAATTTTCACAAGGCCCTTGCCCGAGCGGCCAAAAACCCCATGTTGACCGTATTCCAGGCTTCTCTCATCGACGTATTGTTCAAGTTCATCTACACCATCGCCTGGAAGCGGGAACACAAGGAAAACATTCTCAATCACCACAGGAAAATCGCGGAGAAGATCGAGGAGCGTTCCCCGGAGGCCGCTAGGGAGGCCATGGTGGAACATCTCTCCGACATGAAGCGCATTCTCTCACAGTTGCCCACCGCCAAGACCCTGGAATGGTTCCGTTGA
- the dctP gene encoding TRAP transporter substrate-binding protein DctP, with the protein MRRHVYFLFAALFLVLSSAPVHAKGPVKLKMVSFLPKGDTNMTAWMAYIKDVNEKAKGELEIVFTGGPEAIPGFKQFEALRNGVVDMIFGCESYYGRQVTGAAYSHLTRLDPIKERENGYYDLRVSLFKKHNIHYLGRAEFGVWFQIFTNKPVKRPQELAGQKIRVSATYEPFVKKLGAVPVTLPGSDIYTALERGTIDGYAWSALGNVQAGWCDVCRYIIEPRIYQMNIEGLVNLKTWQRLPARLQKIMTDCMIANERKYSRVMADIAEKELQEMQKRGMKLIKFSPEDSRWYVDLAYEAGWEEVIKQNPELGTKLRKLLSP; encoded by the coding sequence ATGAGGAGGCATGTTTATTTCCTGTTTGCGGCCCTGTTCCTGGTCCTCTCTTCAGCGCCGGTTCATGCCAAGGGCCCCGTGAAACTCAAGATGGTCTCCTTCCTCCCCAAAGGTGACACCAACATGACCGCCTGGATGGCCTACATCAAGGATGTCAATGAGAAGGCAAAAGGGGAACTCGAGATCGTCTTTACCGGTGGCCCGGAGGCCATTCCCGGCTTCAAACAGTTCGAGGCCTTGCGAAACGGTGTCGTGGATATGATCTTCGGGTGTGAATCTTACTACGGACGGCAAGTGACTGGAGCTGCATATTCCCACCTCACCCGTCTCGACCCCATCAAGGAGCGTGAGAACGGCTATTACGATTTAAGGGTCAGTCTATTCAAAAAACACAATATTCATTACCTTGGAAGGGCTGAATTCGGCGTGTGGTTTCAAATCTTCACCAACAAGCCCGTAAAGCGGCCCCAGGAATTGGCGGGGCAGAAAATCCGCGTCTCCGCCACTTACGAACCCTTTGTAAAAAAATTGGGGGCTGTCCCTGTCACCCTTCCCGGTTCGGACATTTACACGGCGCTTGAGCGGGGCACGATAGACGGTTATGCTTGGTCCGCCCTTGGAAACGTCCAAGCGGGATGGTGTGACGTATGTCGCTATATAATTGAGCCCAGGATTTACCAGATGAACATCGAGGGGCTTGTCAATCTCAAGACGTGGCAACGCCTTCCCGCTCGCCTCCAGAAAATCATGACCGATTGCATGATCGCTAACGAAAGAAAATACAGCCGGGTTATGGCCGACATCGCCGAGAAAGAATTGCAGGAGATGCAGAAAAGGGGAATGAAGCTGATCAAGTTCTCTCCCGAAGATTCCCGGTGGTACGTGGACCTAGCCTACGAGGCGGGCTGGGAGGAAGTCATCAAGCAGAATCCGGAACTGGGTACCAAGCTCCGCAAATTACTCAGTCCATGA
- a CDS encoding TRAP transporter small permease subunit: protein MGFLSTTDRIFDVLLKVLAWLAGILMMFALASVSVDVVLRYFFNKPIGWVLQISEYILLYIPFLAAGYVLRQESHIRIDIVLNRVNRRLQNKINMITSLLGALVLLILAYYGAYVTYDFYQRGVPTLKYLKIPEFLVIMVIPVGCFFFAAEFVRRACKLYKEGRTGTLSGKNSN, encoded by the coding sequence GTGGGATTCCTTTCAACCACCGACCGCATCTTTGACGTCCTGCTGAAGGTCCTTGCCTGGCTTGCGGGCATCCTGATGATGTTCGCCCTTGCGAGCGTCAGCGTCGACGTCGTGCTGAGGTACTTTTTCAACAAACCCATAGGGTGGGTGCTCCAAATCAGCGAGTACATCCTTCTCTACATCCCTTTTCTGGCGGCAGGCTATGTCCTCAGGCAGGAAAGCCACATCCGGATCGATATCGTGCTGAACCGGGTCAACCGGAGGTTACAAAACAAGATCAACATGATCACCTCTCTTCTCGGAGCCCTTGTCCTCCTGATTCTCGCTTATTACGGCGCCTATGTTACCTACGATTTTTATCAAAGGGGAGTACCCACTCTAAAATACCTAAAAATCCCTGAATTCCTTGTCATCATGGTGATTCCCGTGGGTTGTTTCTTCTTCGCCGCCGAATTCGTGAGAAGGGCCTGCAAATTATACAAAGAGGGCCGTACTGGAACCCTTTCGGGAAAAAACTCGAACTGA
- a CDS encoding TRAP transporter large permease subunit: MDWWLALILMLGVMVILMLSGMPVAVSFLLVDILGAFLFLGGDAGIVQLILNMMESLTSFSLLPVPLFILMGEVMFHSRLGFKAIDVVDQWIGKVPGRLSLLAILGGAIFSTMSGSTMATTAILGSMLVPDMQKRGYHKTMSIGPVMGSGGLSMLIPPSALAILLAALNQISVGGLLIAGILPGCLIAFFYAAYVVIRCLLQPHLAPPFEVPNLSLREKLKGTLLHVLPLGLIIFLVIGLIFLGIATPSEAAALGALGTILLASAYGKLGTETLKKSIIGTVRVTSMMFMIIVGSMTFSQIMAFSGASAGLIRVVTDLDLPPIMILIAMQVLLLFLGCFMDNLSMVMIAIPIFLPIVNALHFDTLWFSLIMLINMEMANTTPPFGLLLFVMKGVAPPDTTMGDIYKAGIPFLLCDAMVMVLVMIFPQIALYLPGLMK, encoded by the coding sequence ATGGATTGGTGGCTCGCACTAATTCTCATGTTGGGCGTCATGGTCATCCTGATGTTATCGGGCATGCCGGTCGCCGTTTCCTTCCTCCTGGTCGATATCCTGGGGGCATTTCTTTTTCTGGGGGGGGATGCAGGCATCGTTCAATTGATCCTGAACATGATGGAAAGCCTCACCTCCTTCAGCCTTCTTCCGGTCCCCCTTTTCATACTCATGGGGGAGGTGATGTTTCATTCCCGCTTGGGCTTCAAGGCCATCGACGTCGTGGACCAGTGGATTGGGAAGGTCCCGGGGCGCCTCTCCCTTCTTGCCATTCTGGGCGGAGCCATTTTCTCCACCATGAGCGGCTCGACTATGGCCACTACTGCCATTCTGGGCTCCATGCTGGTGCCGGACATGCAGAAAAGGGGTTATCACAAGACCATGAGCATCGGCCCCGTCATGGGGAGCGGCGGGCTTTCGATGCTCATCCCGCCGAGCGCACTCGCCATCCTCCTTGCAGCTCTTAACCAGATATCCGTTGGGGGGCTCCTTATCGCAGGCATCCTTCCGGGTTGCCTCATCGCCTTTTTCTATGCCGCTTACGTGGTGATCCGCTGCCTGCTCCAGCCCCATCTTGCTCCGCCCTTCGAGGTTCCAAACCTTTCCTTGAGGGAAAAGTTGAAGGGCACCCTTCTCCACGTCCTGCCCCTCGGTCTCATCATCTTCCTGGTCATCGGTCTGATATTCTTGGGAATCGCCACCCCGTCCGAGGCGGCGGCCCTCGGAGCCCTTGGGACCATCCTCCTGGCTTCGGCATACGGGAAATTGGGTACCGAAACTCTGAAGAAAAGCATTATCGGAACGGTTCGGGTCACCTCCATGATGTTCATGATCATCGTCGGCTCCATGACCTTCAGCCAGATCATGGCCTTCTCGGGGGCCAGCGCAGGTCTCATTCGGGTGGTTACGGACCTGGATCTGCCGCCCATCATGATCCTGATCGCCATGCAGGTCCTCCTTCTCTTCCTGGGCTGCTTCATGGACAACCTTTCCATGGTGATGATCGCCATCCCTATCTTCCTCCCCATTGTCAATGCCCTTCATTTCGACACCCTCTGGTTCTCCCTGATCATGCTCATCAACATGGAAATGGCCAATACGACCCCGCCTTTCGGTCTCTTGCTCTTCGTCATGAAGGGAGTTGCACCGCCAGATACCACCATGGGTGACATCTACAAGGCGGGAATTCCCTTTCTCCTTTGCGACGCCATGGTGATGGTCCTGGTGATGATTTTTCCCCAGATCGCGCTTTATCTCCCGGGGCTCATGAAATGA
- a CDS encoding hydantoinase/oxoprolinase family protein: MTFKIGVDVGGTFTDFLLVDPEGNAEIYKVLSTPDDPATAVMSGFAEMAEGKGLSLSSFLKDVGIIVHGTTVTTNAVLTGKVAKTGLLTTKGFRDALQMRRGIREELYNNKYLPPPPVVPRYLRIPVEERVDYSGKIVKQVLLQDVEKGIEIFKKEGVEAIAICFMHAYANPWNEHRAAEVVRQGLPETYLSVSSQILPQIRFYDRVSTTVLNSAVGPLLRNYLTALTGRLKNEDFSGILLIMQSNGGVTSPETVVDLAASTLLSGPAAAPIAGAAYAGLHGEENFITIDMGGTSFDAALVKDSKPMVTTNGKVNRHALALPMMEINTIGAGGGSIAWIDEGGLLRMGPQSAGARPGPACYGLGGSEPTCSDANLLLGYLNEEYFAGGKMRLDTPAAERAIRNKIADPLGMSVEEAAYGMFHIMNVNMASAIREISVQRGYDPREFLLVCAGGAGPIHAAMIAMELEIPRILIPKESSIFCAAGMLLSDLKHDFVGTYHVVLSEETIDRTRFLSLFEKLQKEGEEVLSREDIPAPDRAYRYSLDLRYVGQYHEVNVAIPREELQKLRLEDIKERFHQAHDRLYGYSLKGEGRDIEMVNLRMTAIGTTQKPHFKKEAYRGKDPRSCLRGRRRVFVPSERDFLSVEVYDGDRMGYGHHLKGPAVIEQVNTTIFVPPQWEIECDEYGSYLLTLV, encoded by the coding sequence ATGACTTTTAAAATCGGAGTGGACGTCGGAGGGACCTTCACGGATTTTCTGCTCGTGGATCCCGAGGGAAACGCGGAAATCTACAAGGTCCTTTCCACCCCGGACGATCCGGCCACAGCGGTGATGTCTGGATTCGCCGAGATGGCCGAAGGAAAAGGCCTGAGTCTTTCATCTTTTTTGAAGGATGTAGGCATCATTGTTCACGGCACCACGGTAACGACCAATGCCGTTCTCACGGGAAAGGTGGCCAAAACGGGACTTCTGACGACCAAGGGTTTCAGGGACGCCCTCCAGATGCGGCGGGGGATAAGGGAGGAACTTTACAACAACAAATACCTCCCTCCTCCACCCGTCGTACCCAGGTATCTGCGCATCCCGGTTGAGGAACGTGTTGATTATTCCGGGAAAATCGTGAAACAGGTTCTCCTTCAAGACGTTGAAAAGGGGATCGAAATTTTCAAAAAAGAGGGAGTCGAGGCCATAGCGATCTGCTTCATGCACGCCTATGCAAATCCCTGGAACGAACATCGGGCCGCGGAAGTGGTCCGCCAAGGCCTTCCCGAAACCTACCTCTCGGTTTCATCACAGATCCTGCCCCAGATCAGGTTTTACGATAGGGTAAGCACCACAGTCCTCAATTCCGCAGTGGGACCCCTCCTGAGAAATTACCTTACGGCCCTGACCGGCAGGCTTAAAAATGAAGATTTTTCAGGGATCCTGCTCATTATGCAGTCCAACGGCGGAGTCACTTCTCCAGAGACGGTGGTGGATTTGGCCGCCAGTACCCTGCTCTCGGGACCCGCCGCCGCCCCCATAGCAGGAGCCGCCTACGCCGGTCTTCACGGCGAGGAGAATTTCATCACCATCGACATGGGTGGAACCAGTTTCGATGCCGCACTCGTAAAGGATTCAAAGCCCATGGTCACGACCAACGGAAAGGTCAATCGGCATGCCCTGGCCTTACCCATGATGGAGATCAACACCATCGGGGCGGGAGGGGGGAGTATCGCCTGGATCGACGAAGGGGGTCTCCTCCGAATGGGGCCTCAAAGCGCCGGAGCGCGGCCCGGTCCGGCCTGTTACGGGCTGGGGGGATCGGAGCCCACATGCAGCGACGCCAACCTGCTGCTGGGGTACCTGAACGAAGAGTATTTCGCGGGTGGAAAAATGAGGCTGGATACACCGGCGGCGGAACGGGCCATCCGCAACAAAATCGCCGATCCCCTGGGCATGAGCGTGGAGGAGGCCGCCTACGGCATGTTCCATATCATGAACGTGAACATGGCCTCTGCCATTAGGGAAATTTCCGTGCAAAGGGGTTACGATCCAAGGGAGTTTCTCCTGGTGTGCGCCGGCGGAGCCGGCCCGATCCACGCGGCCATGATTGCAATGGAGCTGGAAATTCCAAGGATCCTTATCCCTAAGGAATCCTCTATTTTCTGTGCCGCGGGGATGCTTCTCTCCGACCTCAAGCACGACTTCGTAGGGACCTATCACGTGGTCCTCTCGGAGGAGACGATCGATCGGACCAGGTTCCTGTCCCTGTTTGAAAAACTCCAAAAGGAGGGGGAGGAGGTCCTTTCAAGGGAAGACATCCCAGCGCCGGACCGCGCATATCGCTATTCCCTTGACCTCAGGTATGTCGGGCAATACCACGAAGTTAATGTCGCCATACCCCGTGAGGAGCTCCAAAAACTCCGCCTGGAGGACATCAAAGAACGCTTTCACCAGGCCCATGACCGGCTCTACGGTTACTCTCTGAAGGGAGAGGGCAGAGACATCGAGATGGTAAACCTAAGGATGACGGCCATCGGCACCACCCAGAAACCGCACTTCAAGAAAGAGGCTTACCGTGGCAAGGACCCAAGGAGTTGCTTACGTGGAAGAAGGCGGGTCTTTGTGCCATCGGAGAGGGATTTCCTGAGTGTCGAGGTTTACGACGGAGATCGGATGGGGTACGGCCACCATCTCAAGGGCCCGGCCGTCATCGAACAGGTGAACACGACCATTTTCGTCCCCCCGCAATGGGAGATCGAATGTGACGAGTACGGCAGTTACCTTTTGACCCTCGTATGA
- a CDS encoding hydantoinase B/oxoprolinase family protein, with protein sequence MAKKIDPILASVLQRRLKSITEEMGLTLLRTTRSPILNEARDFVTGLYDPKGRMLEQTEYIPVLAFAIQPACQHIVDYFGEDIHPGDVILHNDVFTGGNQNADVAVFKPIFHGDILVAWAACKGHQADIGGAVAGGYNPEAREVWQEALRITPVKIYDGGIFRKDVWDLIFANIRYDIVAEDIKAQMGGCVVGERGVKALLERYGIETFNHHVEYLFDVTERMVRSEIRAIPDGTYHGESIVFYDGIHEDSRMKINLNVTVEGDGITFDFTGSSPQTEGFVNAPYAATASAVLLTFLMLINPDIPHNDGILRPIKIINPEGSFLNARFPAATTFGNSITGPNADAILKAMSQALPKRVTAGWNRFLGFTLTGMDPRKNRHYVDILFLALKGGSGATWMADGYDHIGLINCAGGILAQDYEMFEVHDPHILIKHEYLPDSAGAGRWRGGLGVETEFIIQGENVTGIAFGDGIEEEARAFGFFGGKAGSLNRIELRYPDGTVKVPKSKEIIRDIPKGTVFYEMAGGGGGYGDPRERPVERVLEDVRNGVVSPRSARDDYGVVVDAETLRVDEAATKRLRGESHE encoded by the coding sequence ATGGCCAAAAAGATCGATCCAATTCTCGCATCGGTTCTCCAGCGAAGACTCAAGTCAATCACGGAAGAGATGGGCCTTACCCTGCTGAGGACCACACGTTCCCCCATATTGAACGAAGCCCGGGATTTTGTCACCGGTCTCTACGACCCAAAAGGCAGGATGCTGGAGCAGACGGAGTACATCCCGGTTCTCGCCTTCGCCATCCAGCCCGCCTGCCAGCACATTGTCGATTATTTCGGAGAAGACATCCATCCCGGCGATGTCATACTCCACAACGACGTCTTCACCGGAGGAAACCAAAACGCGGACGTGGCGGTCTTCAAGCCCATTTTTCACGGGGACATTCTGGTGGCATGGGCCGCCTGCAAGGGTCACCAGGCTGACATCGGAGGAGCGGTTGCCGGGGGGTACAACCCGGAGGCACGGGAGGTCTGGCAGGAGGCCCTCCGGATCACCCCCGTCAAGATTTATGACGGGGGGATCTTCCGAAAGGACGTATGGGACCTGATCTTCGCCAACATCCGGTACGACATCGTGGCCGAGGACATCAAGGCCCAGATGGGAGGCTGCGTGGTCGGGGAGCGCGGTGTCAAGGCCCTCCTGGAAAGGTACGGCATTGAGACCTTCAACCATCACGTCGAATACCTCTTCGATGTCACGGAAAGAATGGTCCGAAGCGAAATCCGCGCCATACCGGACGGAACCTACCACGGGGAAAGCATCGTGTTCTATGACGGAATCCACGAAGATTCCAGGATGAAAATCAACCTAAACGTTACGGTTGAGGGGGACGGGATCACCTTCGACTTCACCGGGTCCTCACCCCAGACCGAAGGGTTCGTCAACGCCCCATACGCGGCCACGGCGTCCGCCGTACTTCTCACCTTTCTCATGCTCATCAATCCCGATATCCCACACAACGACGGGATCCTTCGCCCCATCAAGATCATCAACCCCGAAGGCTCCTTTCTCAATGCCCGGTTTCCCGCAGCCACCACCTTCGGCAACAGCATCACGGGCCCCAACGCGGACGCCATTTTAAAGGCCATGTCCCAGGCCCTTCCCAAGCGTGTCACCGCCGGGTGGAACCGATTCCTGGGATTCACCTTGACGGGCATGGACCCCAGAAAAAACAGGCATTATGTGGACATCCTTTTTCTCGCCCTGAAGGGAGGATCGGGTGCGACGTGGATGGCAGACGGTTACGATCACATCGGGCTCATCAACTGCGCCGGGGGCATCCTCGCCCAGGATTATGAAATGTTCGAAGTTCACGATCCCCATATCCTCATCAAGCACGAGTACCTGCCTGACTCGGCCGGGGCCGGCCGATGGAGGGGTGGACTGGGGGTGGAGACGGAATTCATTATCCAGGGCGAAAATGTTACGGGGATCGCCTTTGGAGACGGTATCGAGGAAGAGGCCCGGGCCTTCGGTTTTTTCGGGGGCAAGGCGGGGAGCCTTAACAGGATCGAGTTGCGTTACCCCGATGGAACCGTAAAGGTGCCCAAATCAAAGGAGATCATCCGCGATATCCCGAAGGGAACCGTTTTCTATGAAATGGCCGGAGGAGGGGGCGGATACGGTGACCCCCGTGAAAGACCCGTTGAAAGGGTCCTGGAAGACGTTCGGAACGGGGTCGTCTCCCCCAGGAGCGCCCGGGACGATTACGGTGTCGTCGTAGACGCCGAAACACTGAGAGTGGACGAGGCTGCCACTAAAAGATTGCGGGGAGAATCACATGAATGA
- a CDS encoding VOC family protein encodes MNEPYVDHIGIIVENLEEALRLFEEIFNLKATKVVDMAEVGLRVATLKASNIDLELIQYLEEKEGIARKAMGVRKGINHISFRVKDVVTSLVELKGKGPEVTEGFPRQGSHGPVAFFRPETTQGILLEICEGDG; translated from the coding sequence ATGAATGAACCCTATGTGGATCACATCGGCATCATTGTAGAAAACCTGGAGGAAGCCCTGAGATTGTTTGAGGAGATCTTCAATCTGAAGGCTACGAAAGTCGTGGATATGGCCGAAGTGGGGTTGAGGGTCGCCACCCTGAAGGCGAGTAACATCGACCTGGAGTTGATTCAGTATCTGGAGGAGAAAGAGGGGATCGCCCGCAAGGCCATGGGGGTCCGGAAGGGCATCAACCATATTTCTTTCAGGGTAAAGGACGTTGTCACCTCGCTCGTAGAACTTAAAGGGAAAGGCCCGGAAGTGACGGAGGGTTTCCCCAGGCAGGGAAGCCATGGGCCGGTGGCCTTTTTTCGCCCTGAGACCACCCAAGGAATTCTGCTTGAAATCTGCGAGGGTGACGGCTGA
- a CDS encoding AMP-binding protein produces MTNLSQRRLWNERIETLSRDEIRALQLKRLKEQVRYNYDRSPFYRAKFDQVGARPEDIQSFEDFTKIPVMTKDEHRRIQEESIERYGNPYALLACAPKEKIIRINSTSGTTGMPTLYTLTRHDVEIVNEMHARKYWRAGIRPGDVMLQALSLSMFTGGLPLSQGIMHMGACVVPVGIEGGTKRVLEFLRLTSPVAIIATPSFGQYLIEKCPRLTGKPATELGLRWFFCAGEPGGGNPEVRKVLAEGFGAKVFDHTGGGHAFHGISCDEPPERFSGMHFVSEDHCLLELVDPGTKEPVKIEDGAVGEMVFTFLDWEGGPFMRYALGDMLQVFTKPCTCGMPGIRFKIIGRADDMLIVKGVNVYPEAIRTAVLKFTPRVTGFFRILLDKPGPLVPPPLNIRIEYGPGVKETDLSELEEQMVRYFKEEIRITPRFQWVPPETLPREKKKTRYVEVLGEND; encoded by the coding sequence ATGACGAATCTTTCGCAAAGAAGACTCTGGAACGAGAGGATAGAAACGCTCTCACGAGACGAGATCAGGGCCCTGCAACTGAAAAGACTCAAGGAGCAGGTTCGTTACAACTATGATCGCTCTCCCTTTTACAGGGCAAAATTCGATCAGGTAGGTGCAAGGCCTGAAGACATCCAAAGCTTCGAGGATTTCACTAAGATTCCCGTCATGACCAAGGATGAACACAGGAGGATCCAGGAAGAATCCATAGAAAGGTACGGAAACCCTTATGCCCTCTTGGCCTGCGCCCCGAAAGAGAAGATCATAAGGATCAACTCCACTTCCGGCACCACTGGGATGCCTACCCTCTATACCCTGACCCGCCACGATGTGGAGATCGTCAACGAGATGCATGCCAGGAAATACTGGCGGGCAGGTATCCGGCCGGGAGACGTGATGCTCCAGGCCCTCTCCCTCAGCATGTTCACCGGAGGACTTCCCCTGTCCCAGGGAATTATGCACATGGGGGCCTGCGTGGTTCCCGTGGGAATCGAGGGCGGAACCAAGAGGGTGCTGGAATTCCTGAGGCTCACCTCCCCGGTGGCAATCATCGCAACACCTTCCTTCGGCCAGTACCTCATTGAGAAATGCCCCCGGCTTACGGGGAAACCCGCAACGGAACTCGGCCTCAGGTGGTTTTTCTGCGCCGGGGAACCTGGAGGGGGAAACCCGGAAGTCCGGAAAGTTTTGGCGGAGGGCTTCGGGGCCAAGGTGTTCGACCACACCGGCGGAGGACACGCCTTTCACGGCATTTCCTGTGACGAACCTCCCGAACGATTCAGCGGAATGCATTTCGTCTCCGAAGACCACTGTCTGCTGGAACTCGTGGACCCGGGCACCAAGGAACCCGTAAAAATCGAGGATGGGGCTGTAGGGGAAATGGTCTTCACATTCCTCGACTGGGAGGGAGGCCCTTTCATGCGCTATGCCCTCGGGGACATGCTCCAGGTCTTTACGAAGCCTTGTACCTGTGGGATGCCAGGCATTCGGTTCAAGATCATCGGGAGGGCCGACGACATGCTCATAGTAAAGGGGGTCAACGTATACCCCGAGGCAATCCGAACCGCCGTCCTCAAGTTCACTCCACGCGTCACGGGGTTCTTCCGGATCCTTCTCGATAAGCCTGGTCCCCTTGTCCCACCCCCCTTGAATATCAGGATCGAGTACGGTCCGGGAGTGAAGGAGACGGACCTTTCCGAGCTCGAGGAACAAATGGTCCGCTACTTCAAGGAAGAGATAAGAATCACTCCCCGATTCCAATGGGTTCCTCCTGAAACCCTCCCCAGGGAGAAGAAAAAAACCCGATACGTCGAAGTCCTCGGGGAAAATGACTGA
- a CDS encoding response regulator, whose amino-acid sequence MQREDILKGIKILIVDDEPDILRTLQEVLDSSILDPATDFEAAKDLLEKNTYDAAILDIMGVRGYELLALTRKKGIPTLMLTAHALSPENLVASLKKGANAYIPKDKIADIRMFLEDVLEDRGKGHKKLGRWFSRLEPFFEEKFGAYWKEKSDPEFWKKYY is encoded by the coding sequence ATGCAGAGGGAAGACATTCTTAAAGGCATAAAGATCCTCATCGTCGATGACGAGCCCGATATCCTTCGAACGCTTCAGGAGGTGCTCGATTCATCCATCCTGGACCCTGCGACAGATTTTGAAGCGGCAAAGGATCTTCTCGAAAAAAACACTTATGATGCCGCCATCCTTGATATTATGGGAGTCAGGGGGTATGAGCTCCTGGCTCTGACGAGGAAAAAAGGAATCCCCACCCTGATGCTGACGGCACATGCCCTCAGTCCGGAAAATCTGGTCGCCTCTCTCAAGAAGGGAGCGAACGCCTATATCCCCAAGGACAAGATTGCCGACATCCGCATGTTCTTGGAGGACGTCCTGGAAGATCGGGGGAAGGGTCACAAGAAGCTGGGAAGGTGGTTTTCCAGGCTGGAACCATTTTTTGAAGAAAAATTCGGTGCCTACTGGAAAGAGAAATCCGATCCCGAGTTCTGGAAGAAGTATTACTGA